Proteins encoded by one window of Musa acuminata AAA Group cultivar baxijiao unplaced genomic scaffold, Cavendish_Baxijiao_AAA HiC_scaffold_813, whole genome shotgun sequence:
- the LOC135664191 gene encoding LOW QUALITY PROTEIN: photosystem I P700 chlorophyll a apoprotein A1-like (The sequence of the model RefSeq protein was modified relative to this genomic sequence to represent the inferred CDS: deleted 1 base in 1 codon), protein MIIRSPEPEVKIVVDRDPIKTSFEEWARPGHFSRTIAKGPDTTTWIWNLHADAHDFDSHTSDLEEISRKVFSAHFGQLSIIFLWLSGMYFHGARFSNYEAWLSDPTHIAPSAQVVWPIVGQEILNGDVGGGFRGIQITSGFFQIWRASGITSELQLYCTAIGALVFASLMLFAGWFHYHKAAPKLAWFQDVESMLNHHLAGLLGLGSLSWAGHQIHVSLPINQFLDAGVDPKEIPLPHEFILNRDLLAQLYPSFAEGATPFFTLNWSKYAEFLTFRGGLDPITGGLWLTDIAHHHLAIAILFLIAGHMYRTNWGIGHSIKDILEAHKGPFTGQGHKGLYEILTTSWHAQLSLNLAMLGSLTIIVAHHMYSMPPYPYLAIDYGTQLSLFTHHMWIGGFLIVGAAAHAAIFMVRDYDPTTRYNDLLDRVLRHRDAIISHLNWACIFLGFHSFGLYIHNDTMSALGRPQDMFSDTAIQLQPIFAQWVQNTHALAPGITAPGATASTSLTWGGGELVAVGGKVALLPIPLGTADFLVHHIHAFTIHVTVLILLKGVLFARSSRLIPDKANLGFRFPCDGPGRGGTCQVSAWDHVFLGLFWMYNAISVVIFHFSWKMQSDVWGTISDQGVVTHITGGNFAQSSITINGWLRDFLWAQASQVIQSYGSSLSAYGLFFLGAHFVWAFSLMFLFSGRGYWQELIESIVWAHNKLKVAPATQPRALSIVQGRAVGVTHYLLGGIATTWAFFLARIIAVG, encoded by the exons atgattattcgttcgccggaaccagaagtgaaaattgttgtagatagggatcccataaaaacgtctttcgaggaatgggccagacccggccatttctcaagaacaatagctaagggccctgatactaccacttggatctggaacctacatgctgatgctcacgatttcgatagtcataccagtgatttggaggagatctctcgaaaagtatttagtgctcattttggtcaactctccattatctttctttggctgagtggcatgtacttccatggcgctcgtttttccaattatgaagcatggctaagtgatcctactcacattgcacccagtgcccaggtagtttggccaatagtaggtcaagaaatattgaatggtgatgtgggtggaggtttccgaggaatacaaataacctccgggttttttcagatttggcgagcatctggaataactagtgaattacaactctattgtaccgccattggcgcattggtctttgcatcgttaatgctttttgctggttggttccattatcacaaagccgcccccaaattggcttggttccaagatgtagaatctatgttaaatcaccacttagcggggttactaggacttgggtctctttcttgggcgggacaccaaatccatgtatctttaccgattaaccaatttctcgacgctggagttgatcctaaagagataccgcttcctcatgaatttatcttgaatcgggaccttttggctcaactttatcccagttttgccgagggagcaaccccctttttcaccttgaattggtcaaaatacgcggaatttcttacttttcgcggaggattggacccaataacaggtggtctatggctgaccgatattgcacaccatcatttagctattgcaattcttttcctgatcgctggtcatatgtatagaacCAACTGGGGCATTGGTCATAGCATTAAAGACATTTTAGAGGCTCATAAAGGTCCATTTACAGGCCAGGGCCATAAAGGACTCTATGAAATCCTAACAACGTCGTGGCATGCTCAATTATCTCTTAACCTGGCTATGTTAGGCTCTTTAACCATTATTGTAGCTCACCATATGTATTCCATGCCTCCCTATCCATACCTAGCTATTGACTATGGTACACAACTTTCGTTGTTCACACATCACATGTGGATCGGTGGGTTTCTCATAGTTGGTGCTGCTGCACATGCAGCAATTTTTATGGTAAGAGATTACGATCCAACTACTCGATACAACGATCTATTAGATCGTGTCCTTAGACACCGCGATGCAATCATATCACATCTTAACTGGGCATGTATATTTCTGGGTTTTCACAGTTTTGGCTTGTATATTCATAATGATACCATGAGCGCTTTAGGGCGTCCACAAGATATGTTTTCAGATACCGCTATACAATTACAACCCATCTTTGCTCAATGGGTACAAAACACCCATGCTTTAGCACCCGGCATAACAGCTCCTGGTGCAACAGCAAGTACCAGCTTAACTTGGGGAGGTGGTGAGTTGGTAGCAGTAGGCGGCAAAGTAGCTTTGTTACCTATTCCATTAGGAACCGCAGACTTCTTAGTCCATCATATTCATGCATTTACGATCCACGTGACTGTATTGATACTACTGAAAGGTGTTCTATTTGCTCGCAGTTCCCGTTTGATACCTGATAAAGCAAATCTTGGTTTTCGTTTTCCTTGTGATGGACCTGGAAGAGGGGGGACATGTCAAGTATCTGCCTGGGATCATGTCTTCTTAGGTCTATTCTGGATGTACAATGCGATTTCCGTAGTTATTTTCCATTTCAGTTGGAAAATGCAGTCGGATGTTTGGGGTACTATAAGTGATCAAGGGGTAGTAACTCATATTACAGGAGGAAACTTTGCGCAGAGTTCCATTACTATTAATGGGTGGCTTCGAGATTTCTTATGGGCACAGGCATCTCAGGTAATTCAGTCTTATGGTTCTTCATTATCTGCATATGGTCTCTTTTTCTTAGGTGCTCATTTTGTCTGGGCTTTCAGTTTAATGTTTCTATTCAGTGGCCGTGGTTATTGGCAAGAACTCATTGAATCCATCGTTTGGGCTCATAACAAATTAAAAGTTGCTCCTGCTACTCAGCCTAGAGCCTTGAGCATTGTACAAGGACGTGCTGTAGGAGTAACCCATTACCTTCTGGGTGGAATTGCCACAACATGG GCATTCTTCTTAGCAAGAATTATTGCAGTAGGATAA
- the LOC135664192 gene encoding LOW QUALITY PROTEIN: ATP synthase subunit beta, chloroplastic-like (The sequence of the model RefSeq protein was modified relative to this genomic sequence to represent the inferred CDS: deleted 1 base in 1 codon) gives MRINPTPSSPAVSTLEEQNLGRIAQIIGPVLDVVFPPGKMPNIYNALVVKGRDTIGQQINVTCEVQQLLGNNRVRAVAMSATDGLMRGMEVIDTGAPLSVPVGGATLGRIFNVLGEPVDNLGPVDTSTTSPIHRPAPAFIQLETKLSIFETGIKVVDLLAPYRRGGKIGLFGGAGVGKTVLIMELINNIAKAHGGVSVFGGVGERTREGNDLYMEMKESGVINEKNIAESKVALVYGQMNEPPGARMRVGLTALTMAEYFRDVNEQDVLLFIDNIFRFVQAGSEVSALLGRMPSAVGYQPTLSTEMGSLQERITSTKEGSITSIQAVYVPADDLTDPAPATTFAHLDATTVLSRGLAAKGIYPAVDPLDSTSTMLQPRIVGEEHYETAQRVKQTSQRYKELQDIIAILGLDELSEEDRLTVARARKIERFLSQPFFVAEVFTGSPGKYVGLAETIRGFQLILSGELDSLPEQAFYLVGNIDEATAKAMNLEEESKLKK, from the exons atgagaatcaaTCCTACCCCTTCTAGTCCTGCGGTTTCcacacttgaagaacaaaacctAGGGCGTATCGCTCAAATTATTGGCCCAGTACTGGATGTTGTTTTTCCTCCGGGCAAGATGCCTAATATTTATAACGCTTTGGTAGTTAAGGGTCGAGATACTATTGGTCAGCAAATTAATGTGACTTGTGAGGTACAACAATTATTAGGAAATAATCGAGTTAGAGCTGTAGCTATGAGTGCTACAGATGGACTGATGAGAGGAATGGAAGTGATTGACACGGGAGCTCCTCTAAGCGTTCCAGTCGGTGGAGCTACCCTCGGACGAATTTTCAACGTTCTTGGGGAGCCTGTTGATAATTTAGGTCCTGTAGATACTAGCACAACATCTCCTATTCATAGACCTGCACCTGCCTTTATACAGTTAGAGACGAAATTATCAATCTTTGAAACAGGAATTAAAGTAGTGGATCTTTTAGCTCCTTATCGCCGTGGAGGAAAAATCGGACTATTTGGAGGAGCTGGAGTAGGTAAAACAGTACTCATCATGGAATTGATCAACAACATTGCCAAAGCTCATGGAGGCGTATCTGTATTTGGCGGAGTAGGCGAACGTACTCGTGAAGGAAATGATCTTTACATGGAAATGAAAGAATCCGgagtaattaatgaaaaaaatattgcagAATCAAAAGTAGCTCTAGTCTACGGTCAAATGAATGAACCGCCGGGAGCTCGTATGAGAGTTGGTTTGACTGCCCTAACTATGGCGGAATATTTCCGGGATGTTAATGAACAAGACGTACTTCTATTCATCGACAATATCTTTCGTTTCGTCCAAGCAGGATCAGAAGTATCCGCCTTATTGGGGAGAATGCCTTCTGCAGTGGGTTATCAACCTACCCTTAGTACAGAAATGGGTTCTTTGCAAGAAAGAATTACTTCTACCAAAGAGGGATCTATAACTTCGATCCAAGCCGTTTATGTACCTGCGGACGATTTGACCGACCCTGCTCCTGCCACGacatttgcacatttagatgctaCTACCGTATTATCGAGAGGATTAGCTGCCAAAGGTATTTATCCAGCAGTGGATCCTTTAGATTCAACGTCAACTATGTTACAACCTCGGATCGTTGGCGAGGAACATTATGAAACTGCGCAAAGAGTT AAGCAAACTTCACAACGTTACAAAGAACTTCAGGACATTATAGCTATTCTTGGGTTGGACGAATTATCCGAAGAAGATCGTTTAACTGTAGCAAGAGCACGAAAAATCGAGCGTTTCTTATCACAACCCTTCTTCGTGGCAGAAGTATTTACTGGTTCTCCAGGAAAATATGTTGGTCTTGCAGAAACAATTAGGGGGTTTCAACTGATCCTTTCCGGAGAATTAGACAGTCTTCCCGAGCAGGCCTTTTATTTAGTAGGTAACATCGATGAAGCTACCGCGAAAGCTATGAACTTAGAAGAGGAGAGCAAATTGAAGAAATGA
- the LOC135664195 gene encoding acetyl-coenzyme A carboxylase carboxyl transferase subunit beta, chloroplastic-like, whose protein sequence is MKIVESDFHEEVESNDFNINQKYKHLWVQCENCYGLNYKKFFKSKMNICEQCGYHLKMSSSDRIELSIDPGTWDPLDKDMISIDPIDFRSKEEPYGDRIDSYQRRTGLADAIQTGIGQINGIPVAIGVMDFQFMGGSMGSVVGEKITRLIEYATNRSLPVIIVCASGGARMQEGSLSLMQMAKISSASSNYQSDKKLFYVSILTSPTTGGVTASFGMLGDIIIAEPNAYIAFAGKRVIEQTLKKVIPEGSQVSEYLFHKGLFDPIVPRNPFKRCSG, encoded by the coding sequence atgaagatagtagaatccgacttccatgaagaagtagaatccaatgatttcaatataaatcaaaaataCAAACATTTATGGGTTCAATGCGAAAATTGTTatggattaaattataaaaaattttttaagtcaaaaatgaatatttgtgaacagtgtggatatcatttgaaaatgagtAGTTCAGATAGAATTGAACTTTCGATTGATCCCGGAACTTGGGATCCTCTGGATAAAGATATGATATCTATAGACCCCATTGATTTTCGTTCAAAAGAGGAACCTTATGGAGATCGTATCGATTCTTATCAAAGAAGGACAGGTTTAGCTGATGCTATTCAAACAGGCATAGGTCAAATAAATGGTATTCCCGTAGCAATTGGCGTTATGGATTTTCAGTTTATGGGAGGTAGTATGGGATCCGTAGTAGGCGAGAAAATTACTCGTTTGATCGAGTATGCTACTAATCGATCTCTACCTGTCATTATTGTGTGTGCTTCTGGAGGAGCACGCATGCAAGAAGGAAGTTTGAGCTTGATGCAAATGGCTAAAATATCTTCTGCTTCATCTAATTATCAATCAGATAAAAAGTTATTCTATGTATCAATTCTTACATCTCCTACAACTGGTGGAGTAACAGCCAGTTTTGGTATGTTGGGGGATATCATTATTGCTGAACCTAACGCCTACATTGCATTTGCGGGTAAAAGAGTAATtgaacaaacattaaaaaaggtaatacCTGAAGGTTCACAAGTGTCTGAGTATTTATTCCATAAAGGTTTATTCGACCCAATAGTACCACGTAATCCTTTTAAAAGGTGTTCTGGGTGA
- the LOC135664196 gene encoding acetyl-coenzyme A carboxylase carboxyl transferase subunit beta, chloroplastic-like, which translates to MGKWWFRSMLSNEKLEHRCGLSKSRCGLSKSMDSLDGIGHTSRSEQPILNDTKNDTKKKIPSWNHSGNYSFTNVDSLFEIKDIWSLISDDTFLVRDSNGDSYSVYFDIENQIFEVDNDSSFLSELEKKLSSYLSRGSKKKNHYYYHYMYDTQSGWNNHINSCIDSYLRFEVSINSSISGSTNNYSDSYFYNFICTENRNSSESGRSSKRTRKNFNDFHEEVESDFHEEVEFHEEVESDFHEEVESDFHEEVEFHEEV; encoded by the coding sequence ATGGGAAAATGGTGGTTCCGTTCGATGTTGTCTAACGAGAAGTTAGAACATAGGTGTGGGCTAAGTAAATCTAGGTGTGGGCTAAGTAAATCAATGGATAGTCTTGATGGTATTGGACATACCAGTAGAAGTGAACAACCTATTCTAAACGATACGAAGAACGATACGAAGAAAAAGATTCCTAGTTGGAATCATAGTGGTAATTATAGTTTCACTAATGTTGATTCTTtatttgaaatcaaggatatttGGAGTTTGATCTCTGATGACACTTTTTTAGTTAGGGATAGTAATGGTGACAGTTACTCTgtatattttgatattgaaaATCAGATTTTTGAGGTTGACAATGATAGTTCTTTTCTGAGTGAACTAGAAAAAAAACTTTCTAGTTATTTGAGTAGGGGGTCTAAGAAAAAGAATCACTACTATTATCATTACATGTATGATACTCAATCTGGTTGGAATAATCACATTAATAGTTGCATTGATAGTTATCTTCGTTTTGAAGTCAGTATTAATAGTTCTATTTCGGGTAGTACCAACAATTACAGTGACAGTTACTTTTATAACTTCATTTGTACTGAAAATAGAAATAGTAGTGAGAGCGGTAGGTCTAGTAAAAGAACTAGAAAAAATTTCAATGATTTCCATGAAGAGgtggaatccgatttccatgaagaagtagaattccacgaagaagtagaatccgacttccatgaagaagtagaatccgatttccatgaagaagtagaattccacgaagaagta